The following coding sequences are from one Candidatus Nitrosopumilus sp. SW window:
- a CDS encoding cobyrinate a,c-diamide synthase: protein MKIPRIVLAGASSGVGKTSITCSIIHALQKQGLSVQPFKVGPDYIDPSYLSSISKNETFNLDVWLMGKNHLLSSFISNSKSNVSVIEGVMGFYDGFGGDSNYASTHHVSSITKSPVILILDASKTARSIAATALGFQKFHRNSRISAIILNKIGSKKHENLCRQALLKTKLPIVGIIPKDPLLSLDSRHLGLFSTLDSKTLYAKIQKISKIISKNLDIQQIIKISKNTSELQRISKPTYKKQKTTIAVALDTSFNFYYQDNLESLRREGASLKFFSPVNDKRIPKCDGLYIGGGFPEILGSKLAKNQTMKKLIKNLAEDNHPIYAECGGLMYLTKSISSENKKHKMVGIFDAETSMTKRMKLNYTKGKINHSIISEKPHGIQGHEFHYSKLDSVSSDSKFAYELEIGDGIKNHKDGLIQYNSLASYGHLYFDSSNYARDFVKNCIKYSRS, encoded by the coding sequence TTGAAAATTCCAAGAATTGTTTTAGCAGGTGCCAGTAGTGGAGTTGGAAAAACATCCATAACATGTTCAATAATACATGCACTTCAAAAACAAGGACTTTCTGTTCAACCATTCAAAGTAGGTCCTGATTATATAGATCCAAGTTATCTTTCAAGTATTTCTAAAAATGAAACATTCAACTTGGATGTTTGGTTAATGGGAAAAAATCATTTGTTGTCTAGTTTTATTTCAAACTCAAAATCCAATGTATCTGTAATTGAAGGTGTAATGGGATTCTATGATGGGTTTGGCGGTGACTCAAACTATGCTAGTACACATCATGTATCTTCTATAACAAAATCACCTGTAATTTTGATTCTTGATGCCAGTAAAACTGCTCGCTCTATTGCTGCAACTGCATTAGGATTTCAAAAATTTCATAGAAATTCTAGAATTTCAGCCATTATTCTTAATAAAATAGGAAGTAAAAAACATGAAAATTTATGTAGGCAAGCTCTACTAAAAACAAAACTTCCAATAGTAGGCATAATACCAAAAGACCCTCTTCTTAGCCTAGACTCAAGACATTTGGGATTGTTCTCTACTTTAGATAGCAAAACACTATATGCTAAAATTCAAAAAATCTCAAAAATAATTTCAAAAAATTTAGACATTCAACAAATTATAAAAATCTCAAAAAATACTTCTGAACTTCAAAGAATCTCAAAACCTACTTACAAAAAACAAAAAACAACAATTGCAGTAGCATTAGATACATCATTTAATTTCTATTATCAAGATAATTTAGAATCTCTTCGAAGAGAAGGCGCATCCTTGAAGTTTTTTAGTCCTGTAAATGACAAAAGAATTCCCAAATGTGATGGATTATACATTGGTGGTGGATTCCCAGAAATTTTAGGATCAAAATTAGCAAAAAATCAAACTATGAAAAAACTTATCAAAAATCTTGCTGAAGACAATCATCCAATTTATGCAGAATGTGGAGGATTAATGTATCTTACAAAATCCATTTCATCAGAAAATAAAAAACATAAAATGGTTGGTATCTTTGATGCAGAAACTTCTATGACAAAACGGATGAAACTAAATTATACTAAAGGAAAAATTAATCATTCAATAATTTCTGAAAAACCACATGGTATTCAAGGTCATGAATTTCATTATTCTAAATTAGATTCTGTATCTTCTGACTCAAAGTTTGCTTATGAGTTAGAAATTGGTGACGGAATAAAGAATCACAAAGATGGATTAATTCAATACAATTCTCTTGCCTCATATGGCCATCTTTATTTTGATAGTTCTAATTATGCAAGAGACTTTGTTAAAAACTGTATAAAGTACTCAAGAAGCTGA
- the cobO gene encoding cob(I)yrinic acid a,c-diamide adenosyltransferase, whose translation MSGGLTIVYTGKGKGKTTAALGLALRASGYDKKICMIQFIKGSWHYGEMDSTKKLEPGFEMVAVGKGFVGIIDDKSPKEDHEKVAKEAIKISNEKIQSGKYDIVILDEINYAVNLNLIAVDDVLKLIKSKPENIDLVLTGNYAKEEVIEIADLVTEMKEVKHPFQKGIKAKKGIDF comes from the coding sequence ATGAGCGGGGGTTTAACAATTGTTTACACTGGAAAGGGTAAAGGTAAAACAACTGCAGCGTTGGGACTAGCATTAAGAGCATCAGGTTATGATAAAAAGATCTGCATGATCCAATTTATCAAAGGTTCATGGCATTATGGGGAAATGGATTCAACAAAAAAACTCGAACCAGGATTTGAGATGGTTGCAGTTGGAAAAGGATTTGTAGGAATTATTGATGACAAAAGCCCAAAAGAAGATCATGAAAAAGTTGCCAAAGAAGCAATTAAAATCAGTAATGAAAAAATTCAATCAGGAAAATATGATATTGTGATTTTAGATGAAATCAACTATGCAGTAAATTTGAACTTGATTGCTGTAGATGATGTGTTAAAATTGATAAAATCAAAGCCGGAGAACATAGATTTGGTTCTAACAGGAAATTATGCAAAAGAAGAAGTAATAGAAATTGCAGATCTAGTCACAGAAATGAAGGAGGTTAAGCATCCATTTCAGAAAGGAATCAAAGCAAAGAAAGGGATAGATTTCTAG
- a CDS encoding translation initiation factor IF-2 subunit alpha, with protein MSTEVQEMPEQGEIVLATVTKVMDHGAYVTLDEYDNLQGFLHISEIAPGWIRSVNRFVKDGEKKVLLVKKVNPQRGDIDLSLKQVSKDQKKQKLKEVKKFEKGKTLLQNVQEKAKLSDEDVEKLEDSIYSKYDSVYDAFIDIGRNGINSVKELKIPKKTATVIEEICSKIKLPSVEIRGIMEITNSKSDGIEIIKKTLLDELKKDSTIDITYLGAPKYRLSITSEDFKSAEKSLKPIIADIQSNIEKKKGSFKFTREESKKTREN; from the coding sequence ATGTCTACAGAAGTTCAAGAGATGCCTGAACAGGGAGAAATTGTTCTTGCCACAGTAACTAAAGTCATGGATCATGGCGCATATGTTACACTAGATGAATATGATAATTTACAAGGATTTTTACATATTTCAGAGATTGCTCCAGGTTGGATAAGATCAGTTAATAGATTTGTAAAAGATGGAGAGAAGAAAGTCCTTCTTGTAAAAAAAGTAAATCCACAAAGAGGTGATATTGATCTTTCATTGAAACAAGTTTCAAAAGATCAGAAAAAACAAAAACTAAAAGAAGTTAAAAAATTTGAGAAAGGAAAAACTCTATTACAGAATGTTCAAGAAAAAGCAAAATTATCCGATGAGGATGTTGAAAAACTAGAAGACAGTATTTATTCAAAATATGATTCAGTATATGATGCATTCATTGATATTGGAAGAAATGGAATTAATTCAGTCAAGGAGTTAAAGATTCCAAAGAAAACTGCAACTGTTATTGAAGAAATTTGTTCAAAAATCAAACTTCCATCTGTAGAAATTAGAGGAATTATGGAGATTACAAATTCAAAATCAGATGGGATTGAAATTATTAAGAAAACTCTTTTAGATGAATTAAAAAAAGACTCTACGATAGATATAACATATTTGGGTGCACCAAAATACAGGTTATCAATAACTTCAGAAGATTTTAAATCTGCAGAAAAGTCATTAAAACCAATAATTGCAGATATCCAATCTAACATAGAAAAGAAAAAAGGATCATTCAAATTCACTAGAGAAGAGTCAAAGAAAACTCGAGAGAATTAA
- a CDS encoding RNA-protein complex protein Nop10, giving the protein MRFQLRKCTKCFQYTLKEKCPKCNEQTVSAHPAKFSPDDKYMRYRLAERYN; this is encoded by the coding sequence ATGCGATTTCAATTAAGAAAATGTACCAAATGTTTTCAATATACACTTAAAGAAAAATGTCCCAAATGTAATGAACAAACAGTTTCTGCACATCCAGCAAAGTTTTCACCTGATGATAAATACATGAGATATAGATTAGCTGAAAGATACAATTAA
- a CDS encoding STT3 domain-containing protein: MNSNSTLISIGNFDFKLNHLLVIGILSLSFSISFLVRSQPAEWGWELHEFDPFFNYRSTEYLVNNGIDAYFEWNDELSWHPIGRDVSETSQVALHLTAAITYWIFGGGGNLYDFTIIFPAIFGSLTTIVIFALVRVIAGTSAGLLSALLFSISIPILTRGAIGWFKSEPLGLFFAILSLYLLLSGINSKNQKIAIPKLISSGFFIILSLSAWGGNQFFIIPLGIFFLTLPFLRKDHKFLIWAIPIFSLSATATSLGFERITSNFLVGLGGFALLLPTIFLVLCIIIQIKSNEKHKMRNGLIFLASFLIVASTFLVMNSSEEFIQLPSHRYLNAINPFLTTDDALVDSVSEHATTTLQNSFLFHSVLMIFSAIGIWMLLKNSKYLTIQNDMKSFSLILGITGVYIASAFLRLEVFASLSVIILASLGISILCKLFFSNTTKFNNLKNIVLQLSFGIGVIILLILPLTSASPLNVFQVGDNPFTMLNGGTTYAVTTNDWNDSLDWIKNNTPTNSVVASWWDYGYWIQTKSDRATLADNSTIHTWIIEKIAKIFLSSPNESWRMLQEMEADYFVIFVAGQRLTLDGNENQPLYILDGGGDESKKQWFMRIAGEPLDKHLQNDGISGTDHFWNNTLLGKMIPFNLLGYVNFQTNQQSLSYQPGFTAIYEKDIKFPQDGDGPLRLVYSSPSYDASKGEAVIGIFIYEINKDYVPLD, translated from the coding sequence TTGAATTCTAATTCTACTTTAATATCGATTGGAAATTTTGATTTTAAATTGAATCATCTATTAGTAATTGGCATTCTTTCATTATCTTTTTCAATCTCTTTTTTGGTACGTTCTCAACCTGCAGAATGGGGTTGGGAACTGCATGAATTTGATCCTTTTTTCAATTATAGATCTACTGAATATTTAGTTAACAATGGAATTGATGCATATTTTGAATGGAATGATGAATTAAGTTGGCATCCAATTGGTAGAGATGTATCTGAAACTTCACAAGTAGCATTACATCTTACTGCTGCTATAACTTATTGGATTTTTGGCGGTGGAGGAAATCTATATGATTTCACAATCATTTTTCCTGCAATTTTTGGTTCTTTGACAACTATAGTCATTTTTGCATTAGTTAGAGTAATCGCTGGAACTTCTGCTGGATTATTATCTGCATTATTATTCTCAATATCTATTCCGATTTTAACAAGGGGTGCTATTGGATGGTTTAAATCTGAACCACTTGGTTTGTTTTTTGCTATTTTATCTCTGTACCTTCTCTTAAGTGGAATTAATTCAAAAAATCAAAAGATTGCTATACCTAAACTTATTTCTAGTGGATTTTTTATAATATTGAGTTTATCTGCATGGGGTGGAAACCAATTTTTCATAATTCCTCTGGGTATTTTTTTCCTAACTTTACCTTTCTTACGAAAAGATCATAAATTTTTGATATGGGCTATTCCAATTTTCAGTTTATCTGCAACTGCTACCTCTCTAGGCTTTGAAAGAATTACATCTAATTTCTTAGTGGGGTTGGGTGGATTTGCATTACTTCTACCAACAATTTTTCTTGTATTGTGCATAATTATTCAAATTAAAAGTAATGAAAAACATAAAATGCGGAATGGCTTGATCTTTCTTGCATCTTTTCTAATCGTTGCCTCAACTTTTCTTGTGATGAACTCATCAGAAGAATTCATTCAACTACCATCTCATAGATATCTTAATGCAATAAATCCATTTTTGACAACAGATGATGCATTAGTCGATTCAGTTTCTGAACATGCCACTACTACGCTTCAAAATTCCTTCTTATTCCATTCAGTTCTGATGATTTTTTCTGCTATTGGAATTTGGATGTTGTTAAAAAATTCTAAATACTTGACTATTCAAAATGACATGAAATCTTTTTCATTAATTCTAGGAATTACTGGTGTTTATATTGCATCTGCATTTCTTAGATTAGAAGTATTTGCTTCATTATCTGTTATAATATTGGCTTCATTAGGAATATCAATTCTATGTAAATTATTCTTTTCAAATACAACTAAATTTAATAATTTAAAAAATATAGTTTTACAACTATCTTTTGGAATTGGAGTCATAATATTATTAATTCTTCCACTAACTTCTGCCTCACCTCTAAATGTATTTCAAGTTGGTGATAATCCATTCACCATGCTTAATGGTGGAACAACTTATGCTGTAACTACTAATGACTGGAATGATTCTTTAGACTGGATCAAAAATAATACTCCTACAAATTCTGTTGTTGCATCGTGGTGGGATTATGGATATTGGATTCAAACAAAATCTGACAGAGCTACTTTGGCTGATAATTCAACAATTCATACTTGGATAATTGAGAAAATTGCAAAGATTTTCCTTTCTTCCCCTAATGAGAGTTGGAGAATGTTACAAGAGATGGAAGCAGATTATTTTGTAATTTTTGTAGCTGGACAAAGGTTGACTCTTGATGGAAATGAAAATCAACCCCTCTATATTTTGGATGGAGGTGGTGATGAATCAAAGAAACAATGGTTTATGAGAATAGCAGGTGAACCTTTGGATAAACACCTTCAGAATGACGGTATTAGTGGAACCGATCATTTTTGGAATAACACCTTACTAGGAAAAATGATTCCATTTAATTTACTAGGCTATGTTAATTTCCAAACAAACCAACAATCATTATCATATCAACCTGGTTTTACTGCAATTTATGAAAAAGATATAAAATTTCCTCAGGATGGTGATGGTCCATTAAGACTAGTTTACTCTTCACCAAGTTACGATGCATCAAAGGGTGAAGCTGTTATAGGCATTTTCATTTATGAAATTAACAAAGATTATGTCCCATTAGATTAA
- a CDS encoding YbhB/YbcL family Raf kinase inhibitor-like protein — MKLESSSFKNGETIPKKFGYKNGNVSPSLIISDVPESTKSLALIMDDPDAMGAVGKVWVHWVLWNIPSDIKKIDENSIPENSIEGKTDFGEIGYGGPAPPDKEHTYVFKLYALDIMLELSKGSTKSDLENSIKDHIIAETKLTGRYSPQ; from the coding sequence ATGAAATTAGAAAGCTCATCTTTTAAAAATGGTGAAACAATACCAAAAAAATTTGGTTACAAAAATGGAAATGTTAGCCCCTCCTTAATTATTAGTGACGTTCCAGAATCAACTAAATCTCTGGCTTTAATTATGGATGATCCTGATGCGATGGGAGCAGTTGGAAAAGTTTGGGTACACTGGGTCTTATGGAATATTCCTAGCGATATCAAAAAAATTGACGAAAACTCTATACCTGAAAATTCCATTGAAGGAAAAACTGACTTTGGAGAAATTGGTTATGGTGGTCCAGCTCCTCCTGACAAAGAACATACTTACGTCTTCAAATTATATGCACTTGATATTATGCTTGAACTAAGTAAAGGTTCAACCAAATCAGATCTTGAAAATTCTATAAAAGATCATATTATTGCTGAAACAAAATTAACGGGAAGATATTCTCCTCAATAA
- a CDS encoding PIN domain-containing protein has product MVEVICDTSFLINLATRRIKNIDNLDVEIGIISFVVPEVVKTELLKLQKIPEKKYDIEKTLDFIKNFKTIPLSGSFADKELIEFTKSKKSIIGTMDKELKKQIKHVGGSILSFSNDKIILES; this is encoded by the coding sequence TTGGTTGAAGTTATCTGTGATACTAGTTTTCTCATTAATCTTGCTACTAGAAGAATAAAAAATATTGATAACCTTGATGTGGAAATAGGTATTATTTCTTTTGTTGTTCCTGAAGTTGTAAAAACGGAACTATTGAAATTACAAAAAATTCCTGAAAAAAAATATGATATTGAAAAAACATTAGATTTTATCAAAAATTTTAAAACAATTCCACTATCAGGTTCCTTTGCAGATAAAGAATTAATAGAATTTACAAAATCCAAAAAATCTATTATTGGTACAATGGATAAAGAACTAAAAAAGCAAATTAAACATGTTGGAGGTTCAATACTGTCTTTTTCTAACGATAAAATAATTTTAGAATCTTAG
- a CDS encoding translation initiation factor IF-2 subunit gamma produces the protein MHWRDTLPDWYIEKYGYQPCVNIGTAGHVDHGKTTLIQALTGSWTSVHSQELKRGITIRVGYSDAAFYKCKNCEEPLGYSTTPKCNNCGGESELSRVVSFVDSPGHESLMANMLSGSALMDGALLLVAANEKVPKPQTKEHLLALQTLGIQQIVVVQNKVDLLSYKEALTNYQDITKFVKGTHAAKAPIIPISAQSGLNIDALIGSIESNIKTPERDEKQDTVMHVLRSFDVNKPGTKLKNIKGGVIGGSLTQGVFNIGDEIEIKPGILNEKKKIYEPLITEITSLGTAAGIVESVKPGGLVAIGTKLDPSMTRSDSFIGSVIGKPGTLPENSTQLKLDVTLFDSAVGTTEDIKVQPIQPGELLRVNIGTAPLLGKVSKVKSKNVEIELRRPACIFEGGNVALSRRIDERWRLIGAGIVG, from the coding sequence ATGCATTGGAGAGATACACTTCCTGATTGGTATATTGAAAAATATGGATATCAACCATGTGTTAACATTGGAACCGCAGGTCATGTAGATCATGGAAAAACTACTCTCATCCAAGCATTAACTGGTTCGTGGACAAGTGTTCATAGTCAAGAACTAAAACGTGGAATTACAATTAGAGTTGGTTATTCTGATGCAGCATTTTACAAATGTAAAAACTGTGAAGAACCATTAGGATATTCTACAACACCAAAATGTAACAATTGTGGAGGAGAAAGTGAATTATCTCGAGTTGTTAGCTTTGTTGATAGTCCAGGACACGAAAGTTTGATGGCAAACATGTTATCTGGTTCTGCATTAATGGATGGTGCATTATTATTGGTTGCAGCAAACGAAAAAGTTCCAAAACCCCAAACAAAAGAACATCTTCTAGCATTACAAACACTTGGAATTCAACAAATTGTAGTTGTTCAAAATAAAGTTGATCTGTTGTCTTACAAAGAAGCACTTACAAATTATCAAGATATTACAAAATTTGTCAAAGGAACTCATGCTGCAAAAGCACCAATCATTCCAATCTCCGCTCAATCTGGCTTAAACATTGATGCATTAATTGGTTCAATAGAATCTAATATCAAAACTCCTGAAAGAGATGAGAAACAAGATACAGTCATGCATGTTTTACGTTCATTTGATGTTAACAAACCAGGAACTAAATTAAAAAATATCAAAGGAGGTGTTATTGGCGGCAGCTTAACTCAAGGTGTTTTTAACATAGGTGATGAAATTGAAATCAAGCCTGGAATCTTAAATGAAAAGAAAAAAATCTATGAACCATTAATTACAGAAATTACTTCTTTGGGAACTGCTGCAGGAATTGTTGAATCAGTAAAACCTGGTGGATTGGTTGCTATTGGTACTAAACTAGATCCTTCAATGACTCGTAGTGATTCATTCATTGGCTCAGTTATTGGAAAACCCGGAACACTACCTGAAAATTCTACACAGTTGAAACTAGATGTGACATTGTTTGATTCAGCAGTAGGAACTACTGAAGATATTAAAGTTCAACCAATACAACCAGGTGAGCTACTAAGAGTAAACATTGGTACTGCTCCATTATTAGGTAAAGTATCTAAAGTGAAATCAAAAAATGTAGAGATTGAATTAAGAAGACCTGCATGCATTTTTGAAGGTGGAAATGTTGCACTAAGTAGAAGAATTGATGAACGATGGAGACTAATTGGTGCAGGAATAGTTGGTTGA
- a CDS encoding S6e family ribosomal protein produces MANFKITISDIKGKSMSKELKDSDANPLLGLELGHETDASVVGLNGKLKLTGGSDKSGVPMRNDIHGAARKYVLLSKGVGLQDAEKGQRVRKLMRGNTISEEIYQINCKFDGELPVETPAEDAAESTEEKSEDKKE; encoded by the coding sequence TTGGCAAACTTCAAGATAACCATTTCCGACATTAAAGGAAAATCAATGTCAAAAGAACTCAAAGATAGCGATGCCAATCCACTTTTGGGTCTTGAATTAGGACATGAAACTGATGCTTCTGTTGTTGGTCTAAATGGAAAACTAAAACTTACTGGAGGCAGTGACAAATCTGGTGTTCCAATGAGAAACGACATTCATGGGGCTGCAAGAAAATATGTTCTACTTTCTAAAGGTGTAGGTTTGCAAGATGCAGAGAAAGGACAAAGAGTAAGAAAATTAATGCGCGGAAATACTATCTCTGAAGAAATTTATCAAATTAATTGTAAATTTGATGGTGAATTACCTGTTGAAACTCCTGCAGAAGATGCAGCAGAGTCTACAGAAGAAAAATCTGAAGATAAAAAAGAATAA